Proteins found in one Actinokineospora alba genomic segment:
- a CDS encoding MFS transporter has translation MKTAVTPAEAPAGLRRVLVTLCATVITSWGVLFYALPVLAGDIAADTGWSTTGIIAALSASQLVAAGAGVPIGRWLDHHGPRGVMTAGSVLAVVSLVAVSAAPGLGWFIAAWSVAGVAMGATLYAPAFSAVTRWHGPGRVRALTILTLVGGLASTVFAPLTALLAESLDWRATYLVLAAILGAITIPGHWFGLSLPWPPRPRARPQHSDPGRISRSREFVVLTIAFSVAAFATSAVVINLIPLLAERGIDTATAAMALGLGGAGQVAGRLGYGVLARHTTPRSRTAVILAAMAVTTAVLGVLTTVTALIVAAVLAGVARGVFTLIKATAVSDRWGSAHYGRLSGVLSAPLTVSTALAPFAGAALAEAVGGYSTAFLILGAITLAGALLALATAPSAIKDA, from the coding sequence GTGAAGACAGCGGTCACCCCGGCGGAGGCCCCAGCGGGTCTCCGCCGGGTGCTGGTCACCTTGTGCGCCACCGTGATCACCAGCTGGGGCGTGCTCTTCTACGCCCTGCCGGTGCTGGCGGGCGACATCGCCGCCGACACCGGCTGGTCGACCACGGGGATCATCGCGGCGCTCTCGGCGAGCCAGCTGGTGGCCGCGGGCGCGGGGGTGCCGATCGGCCGTTGGCTCGACCACCACGGCCCACGGGGGGTGATGACCGCGGGTTCCGTACTCGCGGTCGTCTCGCTGGTGGCGGTGTCGGCGGCGCCGGGTCTCGGGTGGTTCATCGCGGCGTGGTCGGTGGCGGGCGTGGCGATGGGCGCGACGCTCTACGCGCCCGCCTTCTCCGCCGTGACCCGCTGGCACGGGCCGGGCCGCGTGCGGGCGCTCACCATCCTGACCCTGGTCGGCGGCCTGGCCAGCACGGTCTTCGCGCCCCTGACCGCCCTGCTGGCCGAGTCCCTGGATTGGCGCGCGACGTACCTGGTGCTGGCCGCGATCCTCGGCGCGATCACCATTCCCGGTCACTGGTTCGGCCTGAGCCTGCCGTGGCCCCCGCGACCGCGGGCCCGACCGCAGCACTCCGACCCCGGCCGGATCAGCCGCAGCCGCGAGTTCGTCGTCCTGACCATCGCGTTCAGCGTCGCCGCGTTCGCGACGTCCGCGGTCGTGATCAACCTGATCCCGCTGCTGGCCGAACGCGGCATCGACACGGCCACCGCGGCGATGGCCCTCGGGCTCGGCGGCGCCGGGCAGGTGGCGGGCAGGCTCGGCTACGGCGTGCTCGCCCGGCACACCACACCGCGGTCGCGCACCGCGGTGATCCTCGCGGCGATGGCGGTCACCACAGCCGTGCTCGGTGTCCTGACCACGGTGACCGCGCTGATCGTCGCCGCGGTGCTCGCCGGTGTCGCCCGCGGCGTGTTCACCCTGATCAAGGCCACCGCGGTCAGCGACCGGTGGGGCTCGGCGCACTACGGCAGGCTCAGCGGGGTGCTGTCGGCGCCGCTGACGGTCAGCACCGCCCTGGCCCCGTTCGCGGGCGCGGCACTCGCCGAGGCGGTCGGCGGCTACTCCACGGCGTTCCTGATCCTCGGCGCGATCACCCTGGCGGGTGCCCTGCTCGCGCTGGCGACAGCGCCTTCGGCCATCAAGGACGCGTAA
- a CDS encoding potassium-transporting ATPase subunit C gives MTSFLRQTTAGLRVLLVLTVLTGVLYPLSVWLVSRLPGLHHHAEGSVVSVDGRAVGSDLIGVDLVAGDPAHDPWFHTRPTAIADTTTSGASNKGAGDAGLLAAVAERRDAVARREGVDPAEVPADAVTASASGLDPHISPAYAELQAPRVARESGVPIETVRGLIREHTTGWFSAVDVLRLNLAVRAAVSGAN, from the coding sequence ATGACCTCGTTTCTCCGCCAGACCACGGCGGGCCTGCGGGTCCTGCTCGTGCTGACCGTGCTCACCGGGGTGCTGTATCCGCTGTCCGTGTGGCTGGTGAGCAGACTGCCCGGCCTGCACCACCACGCGGAGGGCTCGGTGGTGTCCGTCGACGGCCGGGCGGTCGGCTCCGACCTGATCGGGGTGGACCTCGTCGCGGGCGACCCCGCGCACGACCCGTGGTTCCACACCCGGCCCACGGCCATCGCCGACACCACGACCTCGGGGGCGTCCAACAAGGGCGCGGGCGACGCGGGCCTGCTCGCCGCGGTCGCCGAACGCCGGGACGCGGTGGCCCGGCGTGAGGGCGTGGACCCGGCCGAGGTGCCCGCCGACGCGGTGACCGCGTCGGCGTCCGGGCTCGACCCGCACATCAGCCCGGCCTACGCCGAGCTGCAGGCCCCGCGGGTGGCGCGGGAGAGCGGGGTGCCGATCGAGACGGTCCGCGGGCTGATCCGGGAGCACACGACCGGATGGTTCTCCGCCGTCGACGTGCTCCGGCTCAATCTCGCCGTGCGCGCGGCCGTGAGCGGAGCAAACTGA
- a CDS encoding FAD-dependent oxidoreductase encodes MTDLPVVVVGAGPVGLAAAAELLERGLTPLVLERGDRAGAAVAEWNHVRLFSRWAELVAPAARRLLEPRGWTHPDVEAYPTGAEWAALYLAPLAEALGDRVRFNAEVVGAARRGRDRVVDAGRDSEPLTVHVRTAEGREERVTAQALIDASGTWGTPNPLGGDGLPAIGEPAAADRISYRVPNLTEESERLAGKHIAVAGSGHSALTALVVLAGLAEREPSTKITWVLRRGATGTVFGGGDSDQLPARGALGLRAKAAVESGHISVVTGFRVERVDRAEDGKLTLVSAAGETVEAVDEVVVLAGFRPDLTWLSEVRLDLDPTLQAPVALAPLIDPNAHSCGTVYPHGAKELSHPEPNVFLAGMKAYGRAPTFLALTGFEQVRSIAAELAGDREAAERVELVLPETGVCGGAGLFDDAPAEASGGGCCAPPAVESLTLAAPAAR; translated from the coding sequence ATGACTGACCTTCCAGTCGTGGTGGTGGGGGCCGGACCCGTGGGCCTGGCGGCGGCAGCCGAACTCCTGGAGCGCGGCCTGACCCCGCTGGTGCTCGAGCGCGGCGACCGGGCCGGGGCCGCGGTGGCCGAGTGGAACCACGTGCGCCTGTTCTCCCGCTGGGCCGAACTGGTCGCCCCCGCCGCCCGCAGACTCCTGGAGCCGCGCGGCTGGACGCACCCGGACGTCGAGGCGTACCCGACCGGCGCCGAGTGGGCCGCGCTGTACCTCGCCCCGCTGGCCGAGGCCCTGGGCGACCGTGTCCGGTTCAACGCCGAGGTCGTCGGCGCGGCCCGCCGGGGACGCGACCGGGTCGTCGACGCCGGGCGGGACAGCGAGCCGCTGACCGTGCACGTCCGCACGGCCGAGGGCCGCGAGGAGCGGGTCACCGCTCAGGCGCTGATCGACGCCTCCGGCACCTGGGGCACGCCGAACCCGCTGGGCGGCGACGGCCTCCCCGCGATCGGTGAGCCGGCCGCGGCCGACCGCATCAGCTACCGGGTGCCGAACCTGACCGAGGAGAGCGAACGTCTGGCGGGCAAGCACATCGCCGTCGCGGGCAGCGGGCACTCCGCGCTCACCGCGCTGGTCGTCCTCGCCGGTCTCGCCGAGCGGGAGCCGTCGACGAAGATCACCTGGGTGCTGCGCCGAGGCGCGACGGGCACGGTGTTCGGCGGCGGCGACTCCGACCAGCTCCCCGCCCGCGGCGCGCTGGGCCTGCGGGCGAAGGCGGCGGTGGAGTCCGGGCACATCTCGGTCGTCACCGGGTTCCGCGTCGAGCGGGTCGACCGGGCCGAGGACGGCAAGCTGACCCTCGTGTCCGCCGCAGGCGAGACCGTCGAGGCTGTCGACGAGGTCGTGGTGCTGGCCGGATTCCGCCCGGACCTGACCTGGCTCTCGGAGGTCCGCCTCGACCTCGACCCGACGCTGCAGGCGCCGGTCGCGCTGGCCCCGCTGATCGACCCGAACGCGCACTCCTGCGGAACCGTGTACCCGCACGGCGCCAAGGAGCTGTCGCACCCGGAGCCGAACGTGTTCCTCGCGGGCATGAAGGCCTACGGCCGGGCGCCGACGTTCCTCGCGCTGACCGGTTTCGAGCAGGTCCGCTCGATCGCCGCCGAACTCGCGGGCGACCGCGAGGCGGCCGAGCGGGTGGAGCTGGTGCTGCCCGAGACCGGGGTGTGCGGTGGCGCGGGCCTGTTCGACGACGCGCCGGCGGAGGCCTCGGGTGGCGGCTGTTGCGCCCCGCCCGCGGTCGAGTCGCTGACCCTCGCCGCGCCCGCCGCGCGCTGA
- the cmtR gene encoding Cd(II)/Pb(II)-sensing metalloregulatory transcriptional regulator CmtR produces MLTCETRESALARLGRALADPTRCRILLSLLDGPGYPARLAEELALTRSNVSNHLSCLRGCGLVVAAYEGRQVRYELADAHLARALRELVDVVLAIDPAACADES; encoded by the coding sequence ATGCTGACCTGTGAGACCCGGGAGTCCGCGCTCGCCCGACTGGGCCGGGCGCTGGCCGACCCGACCCGCTGCCGGATCCTGCTGTCCCTGCTCGACGGACCGGGCTACCCGGCACGACTGGCCGAGGAACTCGCACTCACCCGGTCCAACGTGTCCAACCACCTGTCGTGCCTGCGCGGCTGCGGGCTGGTGGTCGCCGCCTACGAGGGCAGGCAGGTCCGCTACGAACTCGCCGACGCCCACCTGGCGCGAGCCCTGCGCGAGTTGGTCGACGTCGTGCTCGCCATCGACCCCGCGGCCTGCGCGGACGAGTCATGA
- the kdpB gene encoding potassium-transporting ATPase subunit KdpB — protein MSTLIEESVEVQHHHARRTAAGVFSPRQLLTSVPDALRKLDPRHQARNPVMFVVWVGSVLVTVFAVTEPSVFTVALACWLWFTVLFANLAEAVAEGRGRAQAETLRRAKRETVARRLRDGREESVPGAELVVGDLVVVEAGEVIPGDGDVVEGIATVDESAITGESAPVIRESGGDLTAVTGGTTVLSDRIVVRITTKPGESFVDRMIALVEGAQRQKTPNEIALTILLSTLTIIFLLAVTALQPMSIHSGAPQSVAVLVALLVCLIPTTIGALLSAIGIAGMDRLVQRNVLATSGRAVEAAGDVSTLLLDKTGTVTFGNRRATELIAVGGSTVDELAAAARLSSVADETPEGRSIVDLCPGGTAIANAEFIPFSAQTRMSGVDFDGVSIRKGAASAVTDWVRAHGGEVPDEVGAITDRIAAEGATPLVCAELSNGVAVVRGVIRLSDVVKPGMRERFAELRAMGIKTVMITGDNPLTAKAIAMDAGVDDYLAEAKPEDKLALIRAEQEGGRLVAMTGDGTNDAPALAQADVGVAMNTGTAAAKEAGNMVDLDSDPTKLIEIVAIGKQLLITRGALTTFSLANDLAKYFAILPAMFAAIYPALDKLNVMGLATPKSAILSAVIFNALVIVALIPLALKGVRYRPGGASALLRRNLLVYGLGGVATPFLGIWLIDLLVRHLPGIG, from the coding sequence ATGAGCACCCTCATCGAAGAATCGGTAGAGGTGCAACACCACCACGCGCGCAGGACCGCCGCGGGTGTGTTCAGTCCGCGGCAACTCCTCACGTCGGTCCCGGACGCGCTGCGCAAGCTCGACCCGAGGCACCAGGCGCGCAACCCGGTCATGTTCGTCGTCTGGGTCGGATCGGTGCTGGTCACGGTCTTCGCGGTCACCGAGCCCAGCGTGTTCACCGTGGCCCTGGCCTGCTGGCTGTGGTTCACCGTGCTGTTCGCCAACCTCGCGGAGGCGGTGGCCGAGGGGCGGGGCCGGGCGCAGGCGGAGACGCTGCGCCGGGCCAAGCGGGAGACCGTGGCCCGTCGACTCCGTGACGGCCGTGAGGAATCCGTTCCCGGGGCCGAACTCGTGGTCGGCGACCTGGTCGTGGTCGAGGCGGGCGAGGTGATCCCGGGCGACGGCGACGTCGTCGAGGGCATCGCGACCGTCGACGAGTCGGCCATCACCGGGGAGTCCGCGCCGGTCATCCGGGAATCGGGCGGTGACCTGACGGCGGTCACCGGCGGCACGACCGTGCTCTCGGACCGCATCGTCGTGCGGATCACCACCAAGCCCGGCGAGTCCTTTGTGGATCGTATGATCGCGTTGGTGGAAGGCGCCCAGCGGCAGAAGACCCCCAACGAGATCGCGCTGACCATCCTGCTGTCCACGCTCACGATCATCTTCCTGCTCGCGGTCACCGCGCTGCAGCCGATGTCGATCCACTCCGGGGCACCGCAGTCCGTCGCGGTGCTGGTCGCGCTGCTTGTCTGCCTGATCCCGACGACGATCGGCGCGCTGCTCTCGGCGATCGGCATCGCCGGGATGGACCGGCTCGTGCAGCGCAACGTGCTCGCCACGTCCGGCCGGGCGGTCGAGGCGGCGGGCGATGTGAGCACGCTGCTGCTGGACAAGACCGGCACCGTCACCTTCGGCAATCGCCGGGCGACCGAACTCATCGCGGTCGGCGGGTCCACAGTGGACGAGCTGGCCGCGGCCGCCCGGCTGTCCAGCGTGGCCGACGAGACGCCCGAAGGCCGCAGCATCGTCGACCTGTGCCCTGGTGGCACAGCCATCGCGAACGCGGAGTTCATCCCGTTCAGCGCGCAGACCCGGATGAGCGGCGTCGACTTCGACGGTGTGTCGATCCGCAAGGGCGCGGCGAGCGCGGTCACCGACTGGGTGCGCGCCCACGGCGGCGAAGTGCCCGACGAGGTCGGCGCGATCACCGACCGGATCGCGGCCGAGGGCGCCACTCCCCTGGTCTGCGCGGAGCTGTCGAACGGTGTCGCGGTGGTGCGCGGGGTCATTCGACTGTCCGATGTGGTCAAGCCGGGGATGCGGGAACGGTTCGCCGAACTGCGCGCCATGGGGATCAAGACGGTGATGATCACCGGCGACAATCCCTTGACGGCCAAGGCGATCGCGATGGACGCCGGGGTCGACGACTACCTCGCCGAGGCCAAGCCGGAGGACAAGCTCGCGCTGATCCGGGCCGAGCAGGAGGGCGGCAGGCTCGTCGCGATGACCGGCGACGGCACCAACGACGCGCCCGCGCTCGCCCAGGCCGACGTCGGGGTCGCGATGAACACCGGGACGGCGGCGGCCAAAGAGGCCGGGAACATGGTCGACCTGGACTCCGACCCGACCAAGCTCATCGAGATCGTGGCGATCGGCAAGCAGCTGCTGATCACCCGCGGCGCGCTGACGACGTTCAGCCTGGCCAACGACCTGGCCAAGTACTTCGCGATCCTGCCCGCGATGTTCGCGGCGATCTATCCGGCGCTCGACAAGCTGAACGTCATGGGCCTGGCCACGCCGAAATCGGCGATCCTGTCCGCGGTGATCTTCAACGCGCTGGTCATCGTCGCGCTGATCCCATTGGCACTCAAGGGAGTCCGCTACCGGCCCGGCGGAGCGTCGGCGCTGCTGCGGCGCAACCTGCTGGTCTACGGGCTCGGCGGGGTGGCGACGCCGTTCCTCGGCATCTGGCTGATCGACCTGCTTGTCCGTCACCTCCCCGGGATTGGATGA
- a CDS encoding DUF4118 domain-containing protein encodes MSETEGHRPRRGELRIYLGAAPGVGKTFAMLDEGRRRRERGTDVVVGLVETHGRAKTAALLDGLEVIPRRRSEHRGVELTELDVDAVLAREPRLALVDELAHTNVPGSRNAKRWQDIEELLDAGIDVLSTVNIQHLEGLNDVVERITGVRQQETVPDEVVRRAEQVELVDLTPEALRRRLAHGNVYPEHRVDAALGSYFRPGNLIALRELALLWVADQVDVALRRHRADESITDTWETRERVVVAVTGGPESETMVRRARRIASRAGADFLVVHVLRGDGLTGADPHALARLRTLADDVGATFHTVVGDDVPTALLDFARGVDATQLVLGTSRRSRLARLLDAGIGSAVLQGSGAIDVHMVTHKESGVRRANPAARGALTRRHRLLGLTAAILGPALVTALGLPLRATLDISSLVVAHMLVLVGVAMLGGIGPALVAALLSGALLNYFFTEPYHTLLVADGSNVVTLAGMVAVGVLVALVVDRASRRAAEAARAGTEAALLGSYARTVLTHKEPLPRLLAKIRENFGQDSVALLEKRDGEWREAAVAGTPSGEPGTEVPVTDDIVLALRGKPLPAADRRVLETAAGQALLALRQQRMAEEAAHGRAMADTAKLRTALLSAVGHDLRTPLTSIKAAIGSLRDTSIELSPHDTGELLATVEESADRLAGLVDNLLDASRLATGAVRPHLDEVGYDEVANRALSGMDGRDAVAVDIDERLPAVLADAGLLERVIANVVDNALRHGGSGVAVRASSHAAQVELRVVDRGPGLPKGAADTAFEPFQRLGDRDPTTGVGLGLAVAKGFTEAMGGTISAEDTPGGGLTIVIALRAAGNGEK; translated from the coding sequence GTGAGCGAGACCGAAGGACACCGCCCACGCCGGGGCGAGCTGCGCATCTACCTCGGCGCCGCCCCTGGCGTGGGCAAGACCTTCGCCATGCTGGACGAGGGCAGGCGCAGGCGCGAGCGCGGCACCGACGTCGTGGTCGGGCTGGTCGAGACGCACGGGCGGGCCAAGACCGCCGCGCTGCTCGACGGCCTGGAGGTGATACCCCGGCGCCGGTCCGAGCACCGCGGGGTCGAGCTGACCGAACTGGACGTCGACGCCGTGCTGGCCCGCGAGCCGCGGCTGGCCCTGGTCGACGAACTCGCCCACACGAATGTCCCCGGCAGCCGCAACGCCAAGCGGTGGCAGGACATCGAGGAACTCCTCGACGCCGGGATCGACGTGCTGTCCACGGTGAACATCCAGCACCTGGAGGGGCTCAACGACGTCGTCGAGCGGATCACCGGTGTGCGCCAGCAGGAGACCGTGCCCGACGAGGTGGTGCGCCGAGCCGAGCAGGTCGAGCTGGTCGACCTGACCCCGGAGGCCCTGCGCCGCCGCCTGGCGCACGGGAACGTGTACCCCGAGCACCGGGTCGACGCCGCGCTCGGCAGCTACTTCCGCCCCGGCAACCTGATCGCACTGCGCGAGCTGGCCCTGCTCTGGGTCGCCGACCAGGTCGACGTCGCGCTGCGCCGCCACCGCGCCGACGAGTCGATCACCGACACCTGGGAGACCCGCGAGCGCGTGGTCGTAGCCGTCACCGGGGGCCCCGAGAGCGAGACGATGGTCCGCCGCGCCCGCCGCATCGCCTCCCGCGCGGGCGCGGACTTCCTTGTGGTGCACGTCCTTCGCGGGGACGGCCTCACGGGCGCCGACCCGCATGCCCTCGCCCGGCTGCGCACCCTCGCCGACGACGTCGGCGCCACTTTCCACACCGTGGTCGGCGACGACGTGCCGACCGCGCTGCTCGACTTCGCCCGCGGTGTCGACGCGACCCAGCTCGTCCTGGGCACCTCGCGGCGGTCCCGGCTGGCCCGGCTGCTCGACGCGGGGATCGGCTCGGCGGTCCTTCAGGGCTCCGGCGCGATCGACGTGCACATGGTGACCCACAAGGAATCCGGCGTCCGGCGGGCGAACCCGGCCGCGCGCGGCGCGCTCACCCGGCGGCATCGACTCCTCGGCCTGACCGCGGCGATCCTGGGACCGGCCCTGGTCACCGCCCTCGGGTTGCCGCTGCGGGCGACCCTGGACATCTCCTCGCTGGTCGTGGCGCACATGCTGGTGCTCGTCGGAGTCGCGATGCTCGGCGGGATCGGCCCGGCGCTGGTGGCGGCGCTGCTCAGCGGCGCGCTGCTGAACTACTTCTTCACCGAGCCGTACCACACGCTGCTGGTCGCCGACGGCTCGAACGTCGTCACCCTGGCCGGGATGGTCGCTGTCGGTGTGCTGGTCGCGCTGGTCGTCGACCGGGCGAGCAGACGCGCCGCGGAGGCCGCGCGGGCGGGTACGGAGGCGGCGCTGCTGGGCTCCTACGCGCGGACGGTGCTGACGCACAAGGAGCCGCTGCCCCGGCTGCTGGCCAAGATCCGGGAGAACTTCGGCCAGGACTCGGTGGCGCTGCTGGAGAAACGCGACGGCGAGTGGCGGGAGGCGGCGGTCGCGGGAACTCCGTCCGGCGAGCCGGGCACCGAAGTCCCGGTCACCGACGACATCGTGCTCGCCCTGCGCGGCAAGCCGCTGCCCGCGGCGGACCGGCGGGTCCTGGAGACGGCAGCGGGCCAGGCGCTGCTCGCCCTGCGCCAGCAGCGGATGGCCGAGGAGGCCGCGCACGGCCGGGCCATGGCCGACACCGCCAAACTGCGCACTGCCCTGCTCTCCGCGGTCGGACACGACCTGCGCACCCCGCTCACGTCCATCAAGGCCGCCATCGGCAGCCTGCGCGACACCTCCATCGAGCTGTCACCGCACGACACCGGCGAACTGCTCGCCACCGTCGAGGAGTCCGCCGACCGCCTCGCCGGTCTCGTCGACAACCTGCTCGACGCGTCCCGGCTGGCCACCGGGGCGGTCCGGCCGCACCTCGACGAGGTCGGCTACGACGAGGTGGCGAACCGCGCGCTGTCCGGAATGGACGGACGGGACGCGGTGGCGGTCGACATCGACGAACGGCTGCCCGCCGTGCTCGCCGACGCGGGCCTGCTCGAACGGGTCATCGCCAACGTCGTCGACAACGCCCTGCGGCACGGCGGTTCGGGGGTGGCCGTGCGGGCCAGCAGCCACGCCGCCCAGGTCGAGCTGCGGGTCGTCGACCGCGGACCGGGACTGCCCAAGGGCGCCGCCGACACCGCGTTCGAGCCGTTCCAGCGGCTGGGCGACCGGGATCCCACCACCGGTGTCGGCCTGGGGCTGGCGGTCGCCAAGGGGTTTACCGAGGCCATGGGTGGCACGATCAGCGCGGAGGACACTCCGGGCGGCGGCCTGACCATCGTGATCGCGCTGCGCGCGGCCGGGAACGGAGAAAAGTGA
- the kdpA gene encoding potassium-transporting ATPase subunit KdpA encodes MTDTTAGLLQIGVLVLALAAAYKPLGDHLARVFTSDRHLRVERGIYAAARIDPGSEQNWGGYARAVLGFSFVSIVFVYVLQRLQPVLPFDFGRGAVEPSMAFNTAVSFVTNTNWQSYVPETVLGHSVQLVGLTVQNFVSAAVGLAVAIALIRGFTRSRTDRLGNFWVDLVRGVVRGLLPLSFVFAIVLVALGVVMSLRSGVDYTALDGTAHTSALAPAASQEAIKELGTNGGGIFNANSAHPFENPNAWSNLLEIFLLLVIPVSLTRTFGTLVGDRRQGTALLAVMGTIWSGMLAVLWWAETHPNGPAALLAGASTEGKEVRFGIAGSALFANSTTGTSTGAVNAAHDSLSGLGGGAAMVNMLFGEVTPGGVGTGMYSILVMAIIAVFLAGLMVGRTPEYLGKKLGRREVTAAAIVLLAMPTVLLVGAGIAAVHPGTAAALNNSGAHGLSEILYAYASASNNNGSAFAGITVTSDWFQSTLGLCMLFGRFIPIIAVLCLAGSLAAQRKTPSTAGTLPTTGPLFVGLLSGTVVLVAALSFVPALALGPIAEALA; translated from the coding sequence ATGACCGACACCACCGCGGGCCTCTTGCAGATCGGTGTGCTGGTCCTGGCACTCGCCGCCGCCTACAAACCGCTCGGCGACCACCTGGCGCGCGTGTTCACCAGCGACCGTCACCTCCGGGTGGAACGCGGGATCTACGCCGCCGCCCGGATCGATCCCGGTTCCGAGCAGAACTGGGGCGGCTACGCCCGGGCCGTCCTCGGATTCTCCTTCGTCTCGATCGTGTTTGTGTATGTGCTGCAACGCCTCCAGCCGGTGCTCCCGTTCGACTTCGGACGCGGCGCGGTGGAGCCGTCGATGGCGTTCAACACCGCGGTCAGCTTCGTGACCAACACGAACTGGCAGTCCTACGTCCCGGAGACCGTCCTCGGCCACTCCGTGCAGTTGGTCGGACTGACCGTGCAGAACTTCGTCTCCGCCGCGGTCGGCCTGGCGGTGGCGATCGCGCTGATCCGCGGGTTCACCCGCTCGCGCACCGACCGGCTGGGCAACTTCTGGGTCGACCTGGTTCGCGGCGTCGTCCGCGGCCTGCTGCCACTGTCGTTCGTGTTCGCGATCGTGCTGGTCGCGCTGGGCGTGGTGATGAGCCTGCGGTCCGGTGTGGACTACACCGCCCTGGACGGCACCGCGCACACCAGCGCGCTCGCCCCGGCCGCGAGCCAGGAGGCGATCAAAGAGCTGGGCACCAACGGCGGCGGCATCTTCAACGCGAACTCCGCGCACCCGTTCGAGAACCCCAACGCCTGGTCCAACCTCCTGGAGATCTTCCTGCTGCTGGTCATTCCCGTGTCGCTGACCCGCACCTTCGGCACCCTCGTCGGCGACCGCCGCCAGGGCACCGCGCTGCTCGCGGTGATGGGGACGATCTGGTCGGGCATGCTCGCGGTCCTCTGGTGGGCCGAGACACACCCGAACGGCCCGGCCGCCCTGCTCGCGGGCGCGTCCACCGAGGGCAAGGAGGTCCGCTTCGGCATCGCCGGGTCGGCGCTGTTCGCCAACAGCACCACCGGGACGTCGACCGGCGCGGTGAACGCGGCGCACGACAGCCTCAGCGGCCTGGGCGGCGGCGCGGCGATGGTGAACATGCTGTTCGGCGAGGTGACGCCGGGCGGTGTGGGGACCGGGATGTACAGCATCCTGGTGATGGCGATCATCGCCGTGTTCCTCGCCGGGCTGATGGTCGGCCGCACGCCGGAGTATCTGGGCAAGAAACTCGGCCGTCGCGAGGTGACGGCCGCCGCGATCGTGTTGCTGGCCATGCCGACCGTGCTGCTGGTCGGGGCCGGGATCGCCGCCGTGCACCCGGGAACGGCCGCCGCGCTGAACAACTCCGGCGCGCACGGGCTCTCGGAGATCCTCTACGCCTACGCGTCGGCGTCGAACAACAACGGCAGCGCGTTCGCCGGGATCACCGTGACCAGCGACTGGTTCCAGTCGACTTTGGGCCTGTGCATGCTGTTCGGCCGGTTCATCCCGATCATCGCCGTGCTCTGCCTCGCCGGTTCCCTTGCCGCGCAACGCAAGACCCCGTCGACAGCGGGCACACTGCCCACCACGGGACCGCTGTTCGTCGGCCTGCTCAGCGGCACGGTCGTGCTGGTCGCGGCGCTCTCTTTCGTCCCGGCGCTGGCGCTGGGCCCCATCGCGGAGGCACTGGCATGA
- a CDS encoding cation transporter: MSECACCAAPATTVQRQQVLTRRVRLLVAATISYNVVEAIIAITAGTIASSTALIGFGLDSVIEVASATALAWQFSAKDHKTRERATLRIIAVSFFVLAAYVTVESIRALLGAEAADHSPVGIALAAASLVIMPGLSYAQRRAGRELGSATAVADSKQTLLCTYLSAVLLVGLVLNSTLGWWWADPLAALIIAAVAAKEGREAWRGNHCC, from the coding sequence ATGAGCGAGTGCGCCTGCTGCGCCGCGCCGGCGACAACCGTGCAGCGCCAACAGGTCTTGACCCGCCGGGTCCGACTTCTGGTCGCCGCGACCATCAGCTACAACGTCGTCGAGGCGATCATCGCGATCACCGCGGGCACCATCGCCTCCTCGACCGCGCTGATCGGGTTCGGCCTGGACTCGGTCATCGAGGTCGCCTCCGCGACCGCGCTGGCCTGGCAGTTCTCCGCGAAGGACCACAAGACCCGCGAACGCGCGACGCTGCGGATCATCGCGGTGTCGTTCTTCGTCCTGGCCGCCTATGTGACCGTCGAGTCCATCCGGGCGCTGCTGGGCGCGGAGGCCGCCGACCACTCCCCCGTCGGCATCGCCCTCGCCGCCGCGTCGCTGGTGATCATGCCCGGCCTGTCCTACGCCCAGCGCCGCGCCGGGCGCGAACTCGGCTCCGCCACGGCGGTGGCCGACTCCAAGCAGACCTTGCTGTGCACGTACCTGTCGGCGGTCCTGCTCGTGGGGCTGGTCCTCAACAGCACGCTGGGCTGGTGGTGGGCGGACCCGCTCGCCGCACTGATCATCGCCGCCGTCGCGGCCAAGGAAGGCCGCGAAGCCTGGCGCGGCAACCACTGCTGCTGA
- the kdpF gene encoding K(+)-transporting ATPase subunit F, with translation MSDVLANAVGGVLALLLIGYLFVALIHPDRF, from the coding sequence GTGAGCGACGTCCTCGCGAACGCCGTCGGCGGCGTGCTCGCCCTCCTGCTGATCGGCTACCTGTTCGTCGCGCTGATCCACCCGGACCGGTTCTGA